Within Oribacterium sp. oral taxon 102, the genomic segment AAGAAAACGGAGAGCGGGAGTTTTCATTTTCCCGTAAACCGGGAGCAGATACACAGCTTTGCATGAAAGAAGTTGATAAGAGTATTTTGGAAAATACAAGAGTTTTTCATGTTGGTTCCCTGTCTCTGACCGATGATCCATCCCGGACGGCAACCTATGAAGCACTCAATCTGGCCAAGAGCAGCGGTGCCCTTATCTCCTATGATCCAAATTACCGGGCAGCGTTGTGGAGCGATGCAGAGACAGCCCAGCTTCGGATGCAGTCGGTGATCTCCTATGTGGATATCATGAAGATATCAGATGAAGAGACGGCGCTTCTGACTCCTTATGAGGATCCGGAAGAAGCACTTCGATACCTGATTCGTCAGGGGGTTCGATTGGCAGCAGTTACCCTTGGCCGGGATGGTGCATTGATTGGAAATGCAAATGGAATTGTAAAAGCAGAAGGTTTTTCATCTCAGGTGGTGGATACAACCGGTGCCGGAGATTCCTTCTGGGGCGGTTTCACTGCATCTTTCCTTCAGGCAGAAACAGAACCGGAACACCTGACCCGCGGACAGATGATAGAATTTGGCCGTGTGGGAAATGCGGTGGCAAGCTTGTGCGTGGAACACCGCAGCGGAATCTCGGCTATTCCGGAGATGGAGGAGATTAAAGAGAGGCTGGGAAAATAGAATAAAATTAAGAAGGGGCTGTCGCACTAAATGAATGTACCGACCCCCAATTGTTAGACGATAATCTAACGATTGGAGGTCGGTATTTTTATGGCTAAATATAGCTATGAATTTAAGAAACAGATTGTTCTAGAATACTTGAA encodes:
- a CDS encoding carbohydrate kinase family protein; amino-acid sequence: MRIKADITALGELLIDFTPAGVSQQGMRLFEQNPGGAPANMLAAAAKFGLKTAFIGKVGRDMHGDFLRETLVKAGINTENLIQDDRYFTTLAFVSLKENGEREFSFSRKPGADTQLCMKEVDKSILENTRVFHVGSLSLTDDPSRTATYEALNLAKSSGALISYDPNYRAALWSDAETAQLRMQSVISYVDIMKISDEETALLTPYEDPEEALRYLIRQGVRLAAVTLGRDGALIGNANGIVKAEGFSSQVVDTTGAGDSFWGGFTASFLQAETEPEHLTRGQMIEFGRVGNAVASLCVEHRSGISAIPEMEEIKERLGK